A genomic segment from Oncorhynchus clarkii lewisi isolate Uvic-CL-2024 chromosome 14, UVic_Ocla_1.0, whole genome shotgun sequence encodes:
- the LOC139366071 gene encoding D(1) dopamine receptor-like, translated as MDLTNDTTVITDSDLLDDSSTRILTGCFLSLLILSTLLGNILVCAAVTKCRHLRSKVTNFFVISLAVSDLLVAVLVMPWKAVTEVAGFWPFGSFCDTWVAFDIMCSTASILNLCVISVDRYWAISSPFRYERNMTPKVAFVMISVAWTLSVLISFIPVQLSWHKAQTFTSTFITTSTTTPYSLQAHPDSSNPVGDNNTHQAPRDWDNCHFSLNRTYAISTSLISFYIPVIIMVVTYTQIYRIAHRQIRCIATLERAAESAKNRHNSMGEGGGESSISESESSFKMTFKRETKVLKTLTLIVGVFVCCWLPFFILNCMVPFCEPSPRGAAASFTCISPTMFDVFVWFGWANSSINPIIYAFNPDFRKAFFILLGCHRFCPGDHGMGAFSLNKK; from the coding sequence ATGGATCTTACGAATGACACCACGGTCATCACAGACAGCGACTTATTGGATGACTCCTCAACCCGCATCCTGACTGGCTGTTTCCTCTCGCTGCTCATCCTCTCCACGTTGCTCGGCAACATCCTTGTGTGTGCCGCCGTCACCAAGTGCCGTCACCTGCGTTCCAAAGTCACCAACTTCTTTGTGATCTCGTTGGCCGTCTCCGACCTCCTGGTCGCTGTCCTGGTGATGCCGTGGAAGGCCGTGACGGAGGTCGCAGGGTTCTGGCCGTTTGGCTCGTTCTGCGACACTTGGGTGGCGTTCGACATCATGTGCTCCACGGCATCCATCTTGAACCTGTGTGTGATCAGCGTGGACCGTTACTGGGCAATATCCAGCCCGTTCCGCTATGAGAGGAACATGACTCCTAAAGTGGCGTTTGTGATGATCAGCGTGGCCTGGACGCTCTCCGTCCTCATCTCCTTCATCCCCGTCCAGCTCAGCTGGCACAAAGCTCAGACCTTTACCTCTACCTTCATCACTACCTCCACAACCACCCCCTACAGCCTCCAGGCCCACCCAGACTCCTCTAACCCTGTTGGGGATAACAACACACATCAGGCGCCCCGGGACTGGGACAACTGTCACTTCAGCCTGAACCGGACCTACGCCATCTCTACCTCTCTGATCAGCTTCTATATCCCAGTGATCATCATGGTGGTCACCTACACCCAGATCTACCGCATCGCCCACCGTCAGATCAGATGCATCGCCACCCTAGAACGAGCCGCAGAGAGCGCCAAGAACCGACACAACAGCATGGGAGAAGGCGGCGGAGAATCCAGCATCTCCGAATCGGAGAGCTCGTTCAAGATGACGTTCAAACGGGAGACAAAGGTCCTGAAGACGCTGACTCTGATCGTGGGCGTGTTCGTGTGCTGCTGGCTGCCCTTCTTCATCCTGAACTGCATGGTGCCGTTCTGTGAGCCGTCGCCCCGCGGTGCCGCCGCCTCCTTCACCTGTATCAGCCCcactatgtttgatgtgtttgtgtggttCGGGTGGGCCAACTCTTCCATCAACCCCATCATATATGCCTTCAACCCAGACTTCCGCAAAGCATTCTTTATCCTCCTGGGCTGCCACAGATTCTGTCCCGGAGATCACGGCATGGGCGCATTCAGTCTCAATAAGAAGTGA
- the LOC139366070 gene encoding homeobox protein MSH-D-like: MDSPVDSKDGFSIHEDTPPRRQFKERKTPLSPLPFSVEAIMLDRTHSEGGRRSSGTIISPLGNYSISVSRQPSSPEYFIPNFDPSSSPVKSETSEPRDCASWISPRCRLSPALNQVNFSLRKHKTNRKPRTPFTTSQLLSLERKFHHKQYLSIAERAEFSSSLSLSETQVKIWFQNRRAKAKRLQEADVEKLKIAAAGVGSKPGFYPPGFSSLPFPLCVSLEGLGGGVSGMCGGQGYTFRHTTLLTTVPHLGVYTSPVGYGLLHLS, translated from the exons atggattctccAGTAGATTCGAAAGATGGCTTTTCAATCCATGAGGACACTCCTCCACGGAGGCAGTTTAAGGAGCGCAAAACACCTTTATCACCTTTACCTTTCAGTGTGGAAGCGATCATGTTGGATAGGACTCACAGCGAAGGAGGGAGACGCAGCAGCGGTACGATAATCTCTCCCCTGGGGAATTACTCTATATCGGTGTCCAGACAGCCGTCTAGTCCAGAATACTTTATTCCCAATTTTGACCCGTCTTCTTCGCCAGTTAAATCAGAGACGTCGGAACCAAGGGACTGTGCGTCATGGATATCACCGCGGTGCAGGTTGTCTCCAGCGCTCA acCAGGTCAATTTCTCCTTGAGGAAACACAAGACCAACAGGAAGCCCCGGACCCCATTCACCACCTCCCAGCTCCTGTCCCTGGAGAGGAAGTTCCATCATAAACAGTACCTGTCCATCGCTGAGCGGGCTGAgttctcctcctccctgtccctctcagAGACCCAGGTCAAGATCTGGTTCCAGAACCGACGGGCTAAAGCCAAGAGACTGCAGGAGGCAGATGTGGAGAAACTCAAGATTGCCGCTGCAGGTGTTGGATCCAAGCCGGGGTTCTATCCCCCGGGGTTCTCCTCACTGCCATTCCCCCTCTGTGTCAGTCTGGAGGGTCTGGGTGGGGGGGTCTCAGGGATGTGCGGCGGACAGGGGTACACCTTCAGACATACCACTCTGTTAACAACAGTACCACATCTGGGGGTGTACACCTCACCTGTAGGGTACGGACTCCTCCACCTgtcttga